The following coding sequences lie in one Pseudomonas sp. SL4(2022) genomic window:
- a CDS encoding response regulator, whose product MSKVSVLVVDDATFIRDLVKKGLRDHFPGIQIEEAVNGRKAQQLLGKQAVDLILCDWEMPEMSGLELLTWCRGHDTHKITPFIMVTSRGDKENVVQAIQAGVSDFIGKPFSSEQLITKVKKALSRAGKLQALMASAPPKMLSTGGFANDSLSALTGGKADVVKPAAPEVKAAAAFAAKPASKAASSKVPTGRGQGQLRLPGGGAMACVIKALSLKEALLVVKRTDVLPQVLESAVLDLEQGDAAETARLNGYLHAVAAFEPKPDSEWLQLTFKFVDRDPQKLDYISRLIARGTAQKHFSPGA is encoded by the coding sequence ATGAGCAAAGTCAGTGTGCTGGTAGTGGATGACGCAACCTTTATTCGAGATCTGGTGAAAAAAGGTTTGCGTGACCATTTCCCCGGCATCCAGATCGAAGAAGCGGTCAATGGACGCAAGGCCCAGCAGTTGCTGGGCAAGCAGGCTGTCGACCTGATCCTTTGCGATTGGGAAATGCCAGAGATGTCTGGCCTTGAGCTGCTTACCTGGTGTCGTGGGCATGACACCCACAAGATTACCCCCTTCATCATGGTCACCAGCCGCGGCGACAAGGAAAACGTCGTCCAGGCTATTCAGGCCGGCGTTTCCGATTTTATCGGCAAGCCCTTTTCCAGCGAGCAGCTGATTACCAAGGTCAAAAAGGCCCTCAGTCGTGCAGGCAAATTGCAGGCGCTGATGGCCAGCGCGCCGCCAAAGATGCTGAGCACCGGTGGCTTTGCCAATGACTCTTTGTCGGCGTTGACAGGCGGCAAGGCTGACGTAGTCAAGCCGGCAGCCCCTGAAGTCAAAGCTGCTGCTGCATTTGCGGCCAAACCGGCAAGCAAGGCGGCCTCCAGCAAAGTACCCACTGGCCGTGGGCAAGGGCAACTGCGACTGCCCGGCGGGGGGGCGATGGCGTGTGTCATCAAGGCGCTGAGCCTCAAGGAAGCGTTGTTGGTGGTAAAACGCACGGATGTACTGCCGCAGGTTCTGGAGAGTGCCGTACTCGACCTGGAGCAGGGTGACGCCGCAGAAACGGCGCGTCTCAACGGCTATCTGCATGCCGTTGCTGCTTTCGAGCCAAAGCCTGATAGTGAATGGCTCCAGCTGACGTTCAAGTTCGTTGATCGCGATCCGCAGAAGCTCGATTACATTTCCCGCCTGATTGCCCGTGGTACGGCGCAGAAGCATTTCAGCCCAGGCGCGTGA
- a CDS encoding rubredoxin, translating into MRKWQCVVCGFIYDEALGLPEEGIAPGTAWEDVPADWLCPDCGVGKLDFEMIEIV; encoded by the coding sequence ATGCGTAAGTGGCAGTGTGTGGTGTGCGGTTTTATCTATGACGAAGCCCTCGGCCTGCCCGAGGAAGGCATCGCCCCCGGCACTGCCTGGGAAGATGTTCCCGCCGATTGGCTGTGCCCCGATTGCGGCGTCGGCAAGCTGGATTTCGAGATGATCGAGATCGTCTGA
- a CDS encoding NAD(P)/FAD-dependent oxidoreductase translates to MSAPVVIVGTGLAGYNLAREFRKLDSETPLLLITADDGRSYSKPMLSTGFAKNKDADGLSMAEPGAMAEQLKAEIRTHTRISGIDPGHRQLWIGEEAVPYRDLVLAWGAEVIRVPVEGDADNAIFSINDLEDYARFRRAAAGKQRVLLLGAGLIGCEFANDLSLGGYQVELVAPCEQVMPGLLHPAAAAAVQGGLEGLGARFHLGPVLASLNHNGDALQAHLSDGTLIECDLVLSAVGLRPRIELAAAAGLAVNRGVVVDRQLRTSHANIYALGDCAEVDGINLLYVMPLMTSARALAQTLAGTPTAVSYGPMPVTVKTPVCPLVVSPPPRGLQGEWSVEGSGADIKALCHDSSGALLGYALTGTAVQDKLALNKLLPVLLA, encoded by the coding sequence ATGAGTGCACCTGTCGTCATCGTCGGCACCGGCCTGGCCGGCTACAACCTGGCCCGTGAATTTCGCAAGCTGGACAGCGAGACTCCGCTGCTGCTGATTACCGCTGACGACGGTCGCTCGTACTCCAAGCCGATGCTGTCCACCGGGTTTGCCAAGAACAAGGACGCTGATGGTCTGAGCATGGCTGAGCCGGGTGCCATGGCTGAACAGCTCAAGGCGGAAATTCGCACCCATACCCGCATTAGCGGCATCGATCCCGGCCACAGGCAGCTGTGGATCGGTGAAGAGGCTGTGCCGTACCGCGATCTGGTGCTGGCCTGGGGGGCCGAGGTGATTCGCGTACCCGTCGAAGGTGATGCCGACAATGCGATCTTCTCGATCAATGATCTGGAGGATTACGCGCGGTTTCGCCGTGCCGCTGCAGGCAAGCAACGCGTTCTGCTGCTGGGCGCTGGGCTGATCGGTTGTGAGTTTGCCAATGACCTGAGTCTGGGCGGTTATCAGGTCGAGCTGGTCGCACCCTGCGAGCAGGTGATGCCCGGCCTGCTGCACCCAGCGGCCGCTGCCGCGGTTCAAGGCGGTCTGGAAGGGCTGGGTGCGCGCTTTCACCTCGGTCCGGTGCTGGCCAGCCTTAATCACAACGGCGATGCACTGCAAGCGCACCTGTCCGACGGCACGCTGATTGAGTGCGATCTGGTGCTTTCGGCTGTGGGCTTGCGTCCGCGTATTGAGCTGGCGGCGGCTGCCGGGCTGGCGGTCAATCGCGGGGTGGTGGTCGACCGCCAGCTGCGCACCTCGCACGCCAATATCTACGCCCTGGGTGATTGCGCCGAGGTCGATGGCATCAACCTGCTCTACGTTATGCCGCTGATGACCAGCGCCCGTGCACTGGCGCAAACCCTGGCCGGTACCCCCACGGCAGTCAGCTACGGGCCGATGCCGGTGACGGTAAAAACCCCGGTCTGTCCGCTGGTGGTATCACCGCCACCGCGCGGCCTGCAAGGCGAGTGGAGCGTTGAGGGCAGTGGCGCTGACATCAAGGCGCTGTGCCATGACAGCAGCGGCGCGCTGCTCGGTTATGCGCTCACCGGTACGGCCGTGCAGGATAAATTGGCCCTGAATAAGCTGTTGCCCGTGCTTTTGGCTTGA
- a CDS encoding peptidoglycan DD-metalloendopeptidase family protein, giving the protein MLGRLILFCSVLTLASQAMALTIYKYTDANGVVTYTDKATAGAQVFVFRDRMVERLDHQVKLETKKHEAGETLLVRNDLHAPVQVELRLEGLDNVSGVPDTPINWVLPPRSNIRLATLAARDASKPMRYTPKLRYAMGDPRLLPTQQNYPLPWRGGPFRLTQGANGKYSHFTPKGRYAVDIAMPEGTPIVAARSGVVVKTENRQSGRGNNPSGNYVRILHDDGTMGVYLHLMQGSVAVSEGTHVAAGAFLARSGNTGNSTGPHLHFVVQRNVGLALESIPFDFSQPVNSLPNFAVGGE; this is encoded by the coding sequence ATGCTAGGGCGCCTGATACTTTTCTGCAGTGTGTTGACTCTTGCCAGCCAGGCAATGGCGTTGACGATTTACAAGTACACCGATGCCAACGGCGTGGTCACCTACACCGATAAGGCGACGGCCGGCGCCCAGGTGTTTGTATTTCGTGACCGTATGGTTGAGCGCCTGGACCACCAGGTGAAGTTGGAGACCAAGAAGCACGAGGCAGGAGAGACCCTTCTGGTGCGTAATGACCTGCACGCTCCGGTGCAGGTCGAGTTGCGCCTGGAAGGTCTGGACAATGTCAGCGGCGTTCCCGACACACCGATCAATTGGGTACTGCCGCCGCGTAGCAATATCCGTTTGGCGACCCTGGCTGCGCGCGATGCCAGTAAACCCATGCGCTATACCCCCAAACTGCGTTATGCCATGGGTGATCCGCGCCTGCTACCGACGCAACAGAACTATCCGCTGCCGTGGCGCGGCGGTCCATTTCGGCTGACCCAGGGGGCTAACGGCAAATACAGCCACTTCACCCCAAAGGGCCGCTATGCCGTGGACATTGCCATGCCGGAGGGTACGCCGATTGTTGCAGCGCGCAGCGGTGTGGTGGTGAAAACTGAGAACCGGCAGAGCGGCCGTGGCAATAACCCATCTGGTAACTATGTGCGTATCCTGCATGACGACGGCACCATGGGCGTTTACCTGCACCTGATGCAAGGCTCGGTGGCAGTCAGTGAAGGTACTCATGTCGCCGCCGGCGCCTTTTTGGCGCGCTCCGGCAATACCGGTAATAGCACGGGTCCGCACCTGCACTTCGTGGTGCAACGCAATGTCGGCCTGGCACTGGAGTCGATACCCTTTGATTTTTCTCAGCCGGTTAACAGCCTGCCGAATTTTGCGGTGGGCGGCGAGTAA
- the phoU gene encoding phosphate signaling complex protein PhoU, which translates to MINKENLTQHISQQFNVELEEVRSHLLAMGGLVEKQVNDAVTALIDADSGLAQQVREIDDQINQMERNIDEECVRILARRQPAASDLRLIISISKSVIDLERIGDEATKIAKRAILLCEEGEAPRGYVEVRHIGDQVRKMVQEALDAFARFDADLALSVAQYDKTVDREYKTALRELVTYMMEDPRSIARVLNIIWALRSLERIGDHARNIAELVIYLVRGTDVKHIGLTRMQEEVQGNGKGN; encoded by the coding sequence ATGATCAACAAAGAAAACCTTACCCAGCATATCTCCCAGCAATTCAACGTCGAGCTGGAGGAGGTGCGCAGCCACCTGCTGGCGATGGGCGGCCTGGTCGAGAAGCAGGTTAACGACGCCGTCACCGCGCTGATCGATGCCGACTCCGGTCTGGCTCAGCAAGTGCGTGAGATCGATGACCAGATCAACCAGATGGAACGCAATATCGACGAGGAGTGCGTACGCATTCTCGCCCGTCGTCAGCCCGCCGCGTCTGACCTGCGTTTGATCATCAGCATCTCCAAGTCGGTAATCGATCTCGAGCGAATCGGCGACGAAGCCACCAAGATCGCCAAGCGCGCCATCCTGTTGTGCGAAGAAGGCGAAGCGCCGCGTGGCTATGTGGAAGTGCGCCACATCGGTGATCAGGTGCGCAAGATGGTGCAGGAGGCGCTGGACGCGTTCGCCCGTTTCGATGCTGATCTGGCGTTGTCGGTGGCGCAGTATGACAAGACTGTTGACCGTGAGTACAAGACGGCCTTGCGTGAGCTGGTGACCTACATGATGGAAGATCCGCGCTCGATCGCGCGTGTTCTCAATATCATCTGGGCCCTGCGTTCGCTGGAGCGCATCGGCGACCACGCCCGCAACATCGCCGAACTGGTGATCTACCTGGTTCGCGGCACCGATGTGAAACACATTGGTCTGACCCGCATGCAGGAAGAAGTGCAGGGTAACGGCAAGGGCAATTGA
- the phoR gene encoding phosphate regulon sensor histidine kinase PhoR, whose product MNQDWRAPLIRRLLLLVGVCLLLGLITGEYAWTLLLGLAGYLGWHLQQLLRLHKWLRTRQGDEAPPDGYGLWGEVFDNIYHLQRRDQKVRGRLQAVIDRVQESTAALKDAVIMLDRDGNLEWWNIAAEKLLGLKTPQDSGQQITNLVRDPRFIEYFEGHNYNEPLELPSPVSDRLRLQFHITQYGNREHLMLVRDITRLFQLEQMRKDFVANVSHELRTPLTVISGYLETLLDNVEDVNPRWLRALQQMQQQGGRMQNLLNDLLLLAKLEATDYPSDNQPVAVDLLLLSIKNDAQALSGERHHRISLEADPHLKLKGSETELRSAFSNLVFNAVKYTPDEGDIKIRWWGDEQGAHLSVQDSGLGIEAKHLPRLTERFYRVDSSRASNTGGTGLGLAIVKHVLLRHRARLDIVSSLGKGSTFTCHFPDQQVVRRGQ is encoded by the coding sequence TTGAATCAAGACTGGCGCGCCCCCCTGATACGTCGCTTGTTGCTACTGGTCGGTGTCTGCCTGCTGCTCGGGCTGATCACCGGCGAATATGCCTGGACTCTGCTTCTCGGCCTGGCGGGCTATCTCGGCTGGCATCTGCAACAACTGCTGCGCTTGCACAAATGGCTACGCACCCGCCAGGGTGACGAAGCGCCGCCCGATGGCTACGGCCTGTGGGGCGAAGTGTTTGACAACATCTACCACCTGCAGCGTCGCGACCAGAAAGTCCGTGGCCGTCTGCAGGCCGTGATCGACCGCGTGCAGGAGTCCACCGCTGCGCTGAAAGATGCGGTGATCATGCTTGATCGCGACGGCAACCTGGAATGGTGGAACATCGCGGCGGAAAAGCTGCTGGGCCTGAAAACCCCCCAGGACAGCGGCCAGCAGATCACCAATCTGGTACGCGATCCGCGCTTTATCGAGTACTTCGAAGGCCACAACTACAACGAGCCACTGGAGCTGCCCTCGCCGGTCAGCGACCGCCTGCGCCTGCAATTCCACATCACCCAGTACGGCAACCGCGAACACCTGATGCTGGTGCGCGACATTACCCGGCTGTTCCAGCTAGAGCAGATGCGCAAAGACTTCGTCGCCAACGTGTCCCACGAACTGCGCACGCCGTTGACGGTGATCAGCGGCTACCTGGAAACCCTGCTGGATAATGTTGAAGACGTAAATCCGCGCTGGCTGCGTGCCCTGCAACAAATGCAGCAGCAAGGCGGGCGCATGCAGAACCTGCTCAACGACCTGCTGTTGCTGGCCAAACTGGAAGCCACCGACTACCCCTCGGACAACCAGCCGGTGGCCGTCGATCTGCTCCTGCTGAGCATCAAGAACGATGCCCAGGCGCTGTCTGGCGAACGGCATCACCGCATCAGCCTAGAAGCGGACCCGCACCTCAAGCTCAAAGGCAGCGAGACGGAGCTGCGCAGCGCCTTCTCCAACCTGGTGTTCAACGCCGTGAAATACACCCCGGATGAAGGCGACATCAAGATTCGCTGGTGGGGCGACGAACAGGGTGCGCACCTCAGCGTGCAAGACAGCGGCCTGGGCATCGAAGCCAAGCACCTGCCGCGCCTGACCGAGCGTTTCTATCGGGTCGACTCCAGCCGCGCCAGCAACACCGGCGGCACCGGACTTGGCCTGGCCATCGTCAAGCATGTGCTGCTGCGCCACCGCGCGCGGCTGGATATCGTCAGCAGTCTGGGTAAAGGCAGCACCTTTACTTGCCACTTCCCCGATCAACAGGTTGTCAGACGCGGCCAGTAG
- the ubiA gene encoding 4-hydroxybenzoate octaprenyltransferase: MYTRLLHSLNRLHPRAWDFIQLMRLDKPIGIYLLLWPTLWALWVAAEGVPSVKNLLIFVFGVILMRAAGCVINDYADRNFDGHVSRTKARPLASGRIKPREALILFAALVALSFVLVLFTNATTIWLSFGGLALAACYPFMKRYTFYPQVVLGAAFSWGMPMAFTAETGSLPPEAWLLYIANLLWTVAYDTYYAMADREDDMKIGVKSTAILFGDADRLIIVILQGLALLCLLLAAARFELGLYFHLGLLAAAGCFAWEFHKTRNRKPMACFNAFLHNHWAGLAIFIGLVLDYALRA; encoded by the coding sequence ATGTATACCCGCCTGCTGCATTCACTCAACCGCCTGCATCCACGCGCCTGGGACTTTATCCAGCTAATGCGCCTGGACAAACCCATCGGCATCTACCTGCTGCTGTGGCCGACGTTGTGGGCGCTGTGGGTCGCGGCAGAAGGCGTGCCGAGCGTTAAGAACCTGCTGATCTTCGTGTTCGGGGTAATTCTGATGCGCGCCGCCGGCTGCGTGATCAACGACTACGCCGACCGCAACTTCGACGGCCACGTCAGCCGCACCAAGGCTCGGCCGCTGGCCAGTGGCAGGATCAAGCCGCGTGAGGCGCTGATCCTATTCGCCGCGCTGGTAGCGCTGAGCTTCGTCCTGGTGCTGTTTACCAACGCCACCACCATCTGGCTGTCCTTCGGCGGCCTGGCCCTGGCGGCCTGCTACCCCTTTATGAAGCGCTACACTTTCTACCCGCAGGTGGTGTTGGGCGCGGCATTCTCCTGGGGCATGCCGATGGCCTTTACCGCCGAAACCGGCAGCCTTCCGCCGGAAGCCTGGCTGCTGTATATCGCTAACCTGCTGTGGACCGTGGCCTACGACACCTACTACGCCATGGCCGACCGCGAGGACGATATGAAGATTGGGGTGAAGTCCACCGCCATTCTGTTCGGCGATGCCGACCGCCTGATCATCGTCATCCTCCAGGGCCTGGCACTGCTATGCCTGCTGCTGGCGGCGGCGCGCTTCGAGCTGGGCCTGTACTTCCATCTCGGCCTGCTGGCAGCCGCCGGCTGCTTTGCCTGGGAGTTTCACAAAACCCGCAACCGCAAGCCGATGGCCTGCTTCAACGCCTTTCTACACAACCATTGGGCCGGACTGGCAATCTTTATCGGCCTGGTGCTCGACTATGCCTTGCGCGCGTAG
- a CDS encoding hemolysin family protein, translated as MDPSTSYVANSYFADFGLVLFALFLVLLNGFFVAAEFAIVKLRATKVDALAAKNGWRGHILRTVHNQLDAYLSACQLGITLASLGLGWVGEPAFAHLLEPLLGAIGIESPKLVHGIAFFTAFFIISYLHIVIGELAPKSWAIRKPELLSLWTAAPLYLFYWAMYPAIFLLNASANAILRIAGQGEPGPHHEHHYSRDELKLILHSSRASDPSDQDMRVLASAVELGELEVVDWANSREDLVSLPLTAALDEVFSVFRRHKYSRYPIYDDTSGEYVGVLHIKDLLLHLSLLEMLPSALKLAELMHPIERVGRHMPLSSLLEQFRIGGSHFALVEEADGKVIGYLTMEDVLEALVGDIQDEHRKAERGILAYQPGKLLVRGDTPLAKVERLLGVDLDHVEAETLAGLIYDTLKRMPEEEEVLEVDGLRIIVKKMKGPKIVLAKVLKLD; from the coding sequence ATGGACCCCTCCACGAGTTACGTCGCCAACAGCTATTTTGCCGATTTCGGCCTTGTCCTCTTCGCCCTGTTTCTGGTGCTGCTCAACGGCTTCTTCGTGGCCGCAGAGTTTGCCATCGTCAAACTGCGCGCCACCAAGGTGGATGCCCTGGCCGCCAAGAACGGCTGGCGCGGGCATATCCTGCGCACTGTTCACAACCAACTCGATGCCTACCTGTCAGCCTGTCAGCTGGGTATCACCCTGGCCTCGCTTGGCCTCGGCTGGGTCGGTGAGCCGGCCTTCGCCCACCTGCTGGAACCGCTGCTCGGGGCCATTGGCATCGAATCGCCAAAGCTGGTGCATGGCATCGCCTTCTTCACCGCATTTTTCATCATTTCCTACCTGCACATCGTGATCGGCGAGCTGGCGCCCAAGTCCTGGGCGATCCGCAAACCGGAACTGCTGTCGCTGTGGACGGCCGCGCCGCTGTACCTGTTCTACTGGGCCATGTACCCGGCGATCTTCCTGCTCAACGCCAGTGCCAATGCCATTCTGCGCATCGCCGGTCAGGGCGAGCCGGGGCCGCATCATGAGCACCACTACAGCCGCGACGAACTCAAGCTGATCCTCCACTCCAGCCGCGCCAGCGACCCCAGTGACCAGGACATGCGTGTACTGGCCTCAGCGGTGGAGCTGGGCGAATTGGAAGTGGTGGACTGGGCCAACTCCCGCGAGGACTTGGTGTCGCTACCGCTGACGGCGGCGCTGGATGAGGTGTTCAGCGTGTTCCGCCGGCACAAGTACAGCCGTTACCCGATCTATGACGACACCAGCGGCGAATACGTTGGCGTCTTGCATATCAAGGACCTGCTGCTGCACCTGTCTCTGCTGGAAATGCTGCCTTCGGCGCTGAAACTCGCCGAGCTGATGCACCCGATCGAACGGGTTGGCCGGCATATGCCGCTGTCCAGCCTGCTGGAACAATTCCGCATCGGCGGTTCGCACTTCGCCCTGGTAGAAGAAGCCGATGGCAAAGTGATCGGCTACCTGACCATGGAAGACGTGCTGGAAGCCCTGGTTGGCGATATTCAGGACGAACACCGCAAGGCCGAACGCGGCATCCTCGCCTATCAGCCAGGCAAACTGCTGGTACGCGGCGACACACCATTGGCCAAGGTCGAACGCCTGCTCGGCGTCGACCTCGATCACGTCGAAGCGGAAACCCTCGCCGGACTGATCTACGACACGCTCAAGCGCATGCCCGAGGAAGAAGAAGTACTGGAAGTCGACGGCCTGCGCATCATCGTGAAGAAGATGAAGGGCCCGAAAATCGTGCTGGCCAAGGTGCTGAAGCTGGATTGA
- the phoB gene encoding phosphate regulon transcriptional regulator PhoB, with product MVGKNILIVDDEAPIREMIAVALEMAGYECLEAENTQQAHAIIVDRKPDLILLDWMLPGTSGIELARRLKRDELTGDIPIIMLTAKGEEDNKIQGLEVGADDYITKPFSPRELVARLKAVLRRAGPTDSEGPIEVGGLLLDPVSHRVTIDGKPAEMGPTEYRLLQFFMTHQERAYTRGQLLDQVWGGNVYVEERTVDVHIRRLRKALGEVYENLVQTVRGTGYRFSTKS from the coding sequence ATGGTTGGCAAGAACATCCTGATCGTCGATGACGAAGCACCGATCCGTGAAATGATCGCCGTGGCCCTGGAAATGGCCGGCTACGAGTGTCTGGAAGCGGAGAATACCCAGCAGGCACATGCCATCATCGTCGACCGAAAACCCGATCTGATCCTGCTCGACTGGATGCTCCCCGGCACCAGCGGCATCGAGCTGGCGCGCCGCCTCAAGCGCGATGAGCTGACCGGCGACATCCCGATCATCATGCTCACCGCCAAGGGCGAAGAGGACAACAAGATCCAGGGCCTGGAAGTCGGCGCCGACGACTACATCACCAAGCCGTTCTCGCCACGCGAACTGGTCGCTCGCCTCAAGGCCGTGCTGCGCCGCGCCGGCCCAACCGACAGTGAAGGCCCAATCGAAGTCGGCGGCCTGCTGCTTGACCCGGTCAGCCACCGCGTCACCATCGACGGCAAACCGGCCGAAATGGGCCCGACCGAATACCGCCTGCTGCAATTCTTCATGACCCACCAGGAGCGTGCCTACACCCGTGGCCAGTTGCTCGACCAGGTCTGGGGCGGCAACGTGTATGTCGAGGAGCGCACCGTCGATGTACATATCCGTCGCCTGCGTAAAGCCCTCGGCGAGGTTTACGAAAACCTGGTGCAAACCGTGCGTGGCACCGGCTATCGTTTTTCCACCAAGAGCTAA
- a CDS encoding rubredoxin — translation MKKWQCVVCGLIYDESQGWPDEGIAAGTAWQDVPEDWLCPDCGVGKLDFEMIEIG, via the coding sequence ATGAAGAAGTGGCAATGTGTAGTCTGTGGACTGATTTACGACGAAAGCCAGGGCTGGCCTGATGAGGGCATCGCCGCCGGTACGGCGTGGCAGGATGTTCCGGAAGACTGGCTGTGCCCTGACTGTGGCGTGGGTAAGCTGGATTTCGAAATGATCGAAATCGGTTGA
- a CDS encoding HU family DNA-binding protein, translated as MRKPELAAAIADKADLTKDQANRVLNAVLEEITSALNRKDSVTLVGFGTFVQRHRGARTGKNPQTGEPVKIKASNTVAFKPGKSLKDAVN; from the coding sequence ATGCGTAAACCGGAACTCGCCGCCGCTATCGCCGATAAGGCGGATCTGACTAAAGATCAGGCAAACCGTGTACTTAACGCGGTACTCGAAGAAATCACCAGCGCCCTGAACCGCAAGGACAGCGTTACCCTGGTGGGCTTCGGTACTTTCGTGCAACGCCACCGCGGTGCTCGCACCGGTAAAAACCCGCAAACCGGTGAGCCAGTAAAGATCAAGGCCAGCAACACCGTCGCCTTCAAACCGGGTAAATCCCTGAAAGACGCGGTCAACTGA
- a CDS encoding helicase yields MKFRFLLWMLGRLMAKASRENPAFQQQLVDRDMAFQLHTLDGKVARHFIVKDQRITSKRGPATEPAFALGFKDAAYGFATMSAKNKQLAFMQGIQNKDIQIQGNPALVIWFQGLTKYLMPKKKDASKKAA; encoded by the coding sequence ATGAAATTCCGTTTTCTTCTTTGGATGCTGGGCCGTCTGATGGCCAAGGCCAGTCGCGAAAACCCGGCGTTCCAACAGCAATTAGTCGACCGCGATATGGCCTTCCAGCTGCATACCCTGGATGGCAAAGTCGCCCGCCATTTCATCGTCAAAGACCAGCGCATCACCAGCAAGCGTGGCCCGGCTACTGAGCCTGCCTTCGCCCTTGGCTTCAAGGATGCTGCCTACGGCTTCGCCACCATGAGTGCGAAAAACAAGCAGTTGGCGTTTATGCAGGGCATTCAGAACAAGGACATCCAGATCCAAGGTAACCCGGCGTTGGTGATCTGGTTCCAGGGCCTGACCAAATACCTGATGCCGAAAAAGAAAGACGCCAGCAAAAAAGCCGCCTGA
- a CDS encoding chorismate--pyruvate lyase family protein produces the protein MPHAALAHPPRWLTASQLHPAPALAVRDWLFNEDSLTRRLTALSANGFSVTPLQEGWQRLRSDECNALGVANGSQGWVREVYLRGHGQPWVFARSVAARSALEGSGLALDQLGSRSLGELLFSDRAFDRGEFQVCRYPAQWLPAETCSERLWARRSCFSRGALGVLVAEVFLPTFWQAAEIDTP, from the coding sequence GTGCCCCACGCCGCCCTTGCCCATCCGCCGCGCTGGCTGACTGCCAGCCAACTGCACCCCGCGCCCGCGCTGGCGGTGCGTGATTGGCTGTTCAACGAAGATTCGCTGACACGACGCCTGACGGCTCTTTCAGCCAATGGCTTCAGCGTAACCCCATTGCAGGAAGGCTGGCAGCGCCTGCGCAGCGATGAATGCAACGCGCTGGGCGTGGCCAACGGCAGCCAGGGCTGGGTGCGCGAGGTGTACCTGCGCGGCCACGGCCAGCCGTGGGTATTCGCCCGCAGCGTGGCGGCACGCAGCGCCCTGGAAGGCTCCGGCTTGGCGCTGGACCAACTCGGCAGTCGTTCGCTGGGTGAGTTGCTGTTCAGCGACCGCGCCTTTGATCGCGGTGAATTTCAGGTATGCCGCTACCCGGCGCAGTGGCTGCCAGCGGAAACCTGTAGCGAGCGCCTGTGGGCGCGGCGTTCATGCTTTAGCCGTGGCGCGTTGGGCGTGTTGGTGGCCGAGGTCTTCCTCCCCACGTTCTGGCAGGCCGCCGAGATCGACACGCCGTAG
- the pstB gene encoding phosphate ABC transporter ATP-binding protein PstB, with translation MQHETHTHGIDMAALGRDRQGLDMSKERVAIDVPGLNLYYGEKQALFDVKMTIPNQRVTAFIGPSGCGKSTLLRTFNRMNDLVDGCRVEGEINLDGNNIYRKGEDVAELRRRVGMVFQKPNPFPKSIYENVVYGLRIQGINQKRVLDEAVEWALKSAALWDEVKDRLHESALGLSGGQQQRLVIARTVAVQPEVLLLDEPCSALDPISTLKVEELIYELKSKYTIVIVTHNMQQAARVSDYTAFMYMGKLIEFGDTDTLFTNPEKKQTEDYITGRYG, from the coding sequence ATGCAGCACGAAACACATACACACGGTATCGACATGGCGGCCCTGGGCCGTGATCGCCAAGGTCTGGACATGAGCAAGGAGCGCGTTGCCATCGACGTGCCAGGTCTGAACCTGTACTACGGCGAAAAACAGGCATTGTTCGATGTCAAAATGACCATCCCCAATCAGCGGGTGACGGCCTTTATCGGCCCGTCCGGTTGCGGCAAGTCGACCCTGCTGCGCACCTTCAACCGGATGAATGATCTGGTTGACGGTTGCCGCGTCGAAGGCGAGATCAACCTCGATGGCAACAACATCTACCGCAAGGGCGAAGACGTGGCCGAGCTGCGTCGTCGCGTCGGCATGGTGTTCCAGAAGCCCAACCCGTTCCCCAAGAGCATTTACGAGAACGTGGTTTACGGCCTGCGCATCCAGGGTATTAACCAGAAGCGCGTGCTCGATGAAGCCGTGGAGTGGGCACTGAAAAGCGCGGCGCTGTGGGATGAGGTCAAAGACCGTCTGCACGAGTCGGCTCTCGGCCTGTCCGGTGGTCAGCAACAGCGTCTGGTGATCGCCCGCACTGTGGCTGTACAGCCGGAAGTGCTGCTGCTCGACGAACCTTGCTCGGCGCTGGACCCGATTTCCACGCTGAAAGTCGAAGAGCTGATCTACGAACTGAAATCCAAATACACCATCGTCATCGTGACTCACAACATGCAGCAGGCGGCGCGGGTTTCGGACTACACGGCGTTTATGTACATGGGCAAACTGATCGAGTTTGGTGATACCGATACGCTGTTCACCAACCCAGAGAAGAAGCAGACAGAAGACTACATCACCGGCCGTTACGGTTGA